A single Tenacibaculum sp. Bg11-29 DNA region contains:
- a CDS encoding ATP-binding protein has protein sequence MYIHFKEPKRIKEIFDGEKLIYKVNNENEEELFRIGNFGRVNLFVGSNNSGKSRFLRALVKVKENFEVSDKRENVLKYHQVFLNYYNKVNKSSEVLNGLSVIKSLKNPSFDLVFNYSHYQEVIEKYLSQYDNIKKNYNKYKRKDIVIGFKRELELLDSLSDLKKEILFIRRNQVNKKKYIPILRSLHDSPQLRKESFRGTVKEKYGISEDVFTGLSIFDNIQKLKGSVLKDRDKVKQFEIFLSKHFFEGKTVTITPNIESYEILFAVEESEYPVHHIGDGIQSLILILFPIYIANENDWFFIEEPETHLHPGLQRVFIETLLTDDYLKSKNLRFFFTTHSNHFLDTSIVNKDISIFQFTKQNDNTFLIKNNIKPAKSILDALGVNNSSVFLANTSLWVEGPTDRKYLSKFLKLYCKSTNEQYLKEDINFAFFEYGGNLIAHYLFNENEKFDDDEIRENINAFANANKIYLLADNDNVKDGDAKHLRQQNLESLAIENTYFKYQNTVVKEIENLLPVKILKDFIPELLKTESSKKIAKEITFKREDYSTEGIGQFYEDLFKKHKVEEKDFKVFKVQNGTSTTLKGEYKNKLANFVIDGDYTYEDLIEDNDQLKNLIEGLYRFIKNENLTDKG, from the coding sequence ATGTATATACACTTTAAAGAACCTAAAAGAATTAAAGAAATATTCGATGGAGAAAAATTAATTTACAAAGTTAATAATGAAAATGAAGAAGAACTTTTTAGAATTGGTAATTTCGGTAGAGTAAATTTATTTGTTGGAAGTAATAATAGCGGGAAAAGTAGGTTTTTAAGGGCATTAGTAAAAGTTAAGGAAAATTTTGAAGTTTCTGATAAGAGGGAAAATGTATTAAAATATCATCAAGTCTTTTTAAATTATTATAATAAAGTTAATAAATCAAGTGAGGTTCTAAATGGCTTATCAGTTATTAAGTCATTAAAAAACCCATCATTTGATTTGGTTTTTAATTATAGTCATTATCAAGAAGTAATTGAAAAATATCTTTCTCAATATGACAATATTAAAAAGAATTACAATAAGTATAAAAGAAAAGATATTGTCATAGGTTTCAAAAGAGAATTAGAGTTGCTTGATTCTTTAAGTGATTTAAAGAAAGAAATTCTATTTATAAGAAGAAATCAAGTTAACAAAAAAAAATACATACCTATTTTAAGAAGCCTACATGATAGCCCACAATTAAGAAAGGAATCTTTTAGAGGGACAGTGAAGGAAAAGTATGGAATATCTGAAGATGTATTTACAGGATTAAGTATTTTTGATAACATACAAAAACTTAAAGGGTCAGTTTTAAAAGACCGTGATAAAGTTAAACAGTTTGAAATATTTCTCTCTAAGCATTTTTTTGAAGGTAAAACAGTAACAATTACTCCAAATATAGAATCTTATGAAATTCTTTTTGCAGTAGAAGAGAGTGAATACCCTGTTCACCATATTGGAGATGGAATACAATCTCTAATTTTAATATTGTTTCCGATTTATATAGCAAATGAAAATGATTGGTTTTTTATTGAAGAACCAGAAACTCATTTACACCCCGGTTTACAAAGAGTTTTTATAGAAACTTTATTAACAGATGATTATTTAAAAAGTAAAAATTTACGTTTTTTCTTTACTACACATTCAAATCATTTTTTAGATACATCAATAGTTAATAAAGATATTTCTATTTTTCAATTCACTAAACAAAATGATAATACTTTCTTAATTAAAAATAATATTAAGCCTGCTAAAAGTATTCTAGATGCATTAGGAGTAAATAATTCTTCTGTGTTTTTAGCAAATACTTCACTTTGGGTGGAAGGGCCAACAGATAGAAAATATTTATCTAAATTTTTAAAGCTTTACTGTAAATCAACAAATGAACAATATTTAAAAGAAGACATTAATTTTGCATTTTTTGAATATGGTGGTAATTTAATTGCTCACTATTTATTTAATGAAAATGAGAAATTTGATGATGATGAGATTCGAGAAAACATAAATGCTTTTGCAAATGCGAATAAAATATATCTTTTAGCTGATAATGATAATGTCAAAGATGGGGATGCTAAACATTTAAGACAACAAAACTTAGAATCTTTAGCAATTGAAAATACTTATTTTAAGTATCAAAATACGGTAGTTAAAGAAATAGAAAACTTGCTGCCAGTTAAAATTCTTAAAGATTTTATCCCTGAATTACTAAAAACCGAAAGCAGTAAAAAAATAGCAAAAGAAATAACGTTTAAAAGAGAAGATTATTCTACAGAAGGAATTGGTCAGTTTTATGAAGATTTATTTAAGAAACATAAGGTTGAGGAAAAGGATTTTAAGGTGTTTAAAGTTCAAAATGGTACATCAACTACGTTAAAAGGTGAATACAAAAATAAACTAGCCAATTTTGTTATTGATGGTGATTACACTTATGAAGATTTAATTGAAGATAACGATCAGTTAAAAAACCTGATTGAAGGTTTGTATCGTTTTATTAAAAATGAAAACTTAACAGATAAAGGATAG